The Trichocoleus sp. genome segment GCAAGGGAATTCTCTGGTTCCAAGAAAGCCAGATGAAACACATCTTTCAACTGAGTGGGAAGCGATGTAGCCTGGAGGTGGAATCCTGGGCAACCCCACCCAGTAATCAAATCGTACTGATTGGGCGCAATCTTAACCCGGAACAGTTGCGGCAAGAATTAGAACAGTGCCAGGAGTTCGAGCCAACGAAGTTGAGTATCCGCTAAACCCGGCATTCACTATTCGCAATTAGCAACGTATGAGGTGCAACCATGACAACTACACTGATGCTTAAATCGGCTCAAATCGGCGGAACCGTTCACACGTTCCAGTGGCAATGGCAGGATCAAAGCTTTGCGATCGCCTACGAAACGCGCGGCAGTGGCACTCCAGTTCTGCTCCTCCCTGCCTTCAGCACCGTTTCTACTCGCGCCGAAATGCAGGGTATAGCCGAACAGTTAGCTCCACATTTTCAAGTAATTGCGATGGACTGGTTAGGATTTGGACAATCCGATCGCCCTGCTTTAGACTATCAGCCCATCCTCTACCGCCAACTTTTACAAGATTTCCTTCATGCCCAATTTAATCAACCCATTGCTGTGGTTGCCGCTGGACATGCGGCGGGTTATGCGATGCAAGTTGCTCAACAAACACTGTGCCCCTGGTCAAAAATGGTATTGGTTGCGCCGACCTGGAAAGGTCCACTGCGGGTAATGGGTGCGCCCACACCTGTACGAGATGCTGTCCGAGAATTGGTCAGATCACCTGGCATTGGTGAGGCACTCTACAGTCTCAACACGGCTCCTGCCTTCCTTAAGTTCATGTATCGGCAGCATGTCTACGTGGATGCCAATAAACTGACTCCAGAATTCATGCAGCAGAAATACAACATCACCCAGCACTCAGGGGGACGCTATGCACCGGCTGCGTTTGTCACGGGAACGCTAGACCCTATGCAAAGACACGAAGAGTTTTTGCAGGTTGGGCAAGCACTCTCCCTTCCCACAATGGTTGTCATCGGCGAACAATCTCCGGGGCAGTCCAAGGCTGAAATGGAAGCCCTTGCAAAATTACCAGGGATTCAGAGCAGTCGCCTTCCGGGTTCTCTGGGACTCCATGAAGAATATGCCAATGAGGTAGCAGCGATCGTATTACCGTTCTTACGCGCTTAATTTTTACTCAGCATCAAACTCACAGGGGATGGAGTCGAAGAAACGACCAATTTTCTGGAAATTGCTAAACACGCCTACACTCCGCCCAAAACACTTGCCGAATCTCAGCTTTTACCTATAATTTGAGAATGATTATCATTCTTGTAAGTAAAGAGGCGTGACTGATGGTAGCTGCTGAGATTCCAAGTTCCGTCCCTGTGACTGTCTTAACAGGCTATTTGGGTGCAGGGAAAACGACGCTCCTCAACCGCATCCTCACCCATGAGCATGGCAAGAAGGTTGCGGTCATCATCAATGAGTTTGGAGAAGTGGGCATTGACAATCAGTTGGTGATTGATGCCGACGAAGAAATCTTTGAGATGAACAACGGCTGTATCTGCTGTACGGTGCGGGGTGATTTGATTCGCATCATTGGCAACCTGATGAAGCGGCGGAACAAGTTTGACCATCTGGTGATTGAAACCACTGGATTGGCAGACCCCGCTCCTGTCATCCAGACCTTCTTCATGGACGAAGATGTGCGATCGCAAACTAGCCTGGATGCGGTTGTCACGGTCGTAGATGCCAAACACATTCACCAGCACTGGGATGCCGATGAAGCGATCGAGCAACTGGCATTTGCCGATGTAATCCTGCTCAACAAAACCGATCTGGTCACGCCTGCTGAACTGGATGAATTAGAGCAACGCATCCGGTCAATGAATGCAATGGCGAAAATCTACCGGACAAAGGACGCTCAAGTGGAAATGGATAGCATCCTGGGAGTTGGTGCCTTTGATTTAAGTCGCGCTCTGGAAATCGACCCCAATTTCTTAGGCGAAGATGCTCACGAACATGATGAAACGGTGGGATCAGTCGCGATCGCAGAATCCGGTACGTTGAACTTTGAGCGGCTGAATACCTGGATGGGTGAACTGTTACGAAATCAAGGACCGGATATTTTTCGGATGAAGGGCATTCTCAACATTGAGGGTGAAGATAATCGATTTGTGTTTCAAGGTGTTCATATGCTGTTCGATGGCAGAGCCGATCGCCCCTGGAAGCCCAACGAAACCCGCAAGAATGAACTGGTCTTTATCGGTCGCAATCTGGATGAAGCACAGCTAAAAGAAGGCTTCCGGGCATGTCTGGCATGAAAACAAAAGCACAACTGGAATTTCAACAAACCTGGCGCAGTGGCTTGTCAGATTACATCACCGCGATCGCCTGGTCGCCCAGTGGTCGCTCTTTAGCGGCTTGTTCAGCGGCTGGGGAGGTGGTGTTGATCAGTGTGCCAGGTTTCCAATTCACCCTTCTTCAGGGTGAAACGGGGTACTCCGTCGATTGCCTTGCTTTTTCCCATGACGCACAGTTTTTGGCGATCGGGGGGCAAGATGGGCAGGTCAAGATCTGGTCGCTTCAGTCTGGATCGCCAGAACTCGTCACCACATTAGAAAACAAATCGGTTTGGGTCGATCGCCTGTGCTGGAGTCCGATCACCCACGAGCTTGCCTTTAGCCTGGGTAAGTATGTTCAGGTTTGGGATGCCGATACGCAAAATGTTGTAACCACCCTTAACTTCGAAGCTTCAACCGTCCTAGATATAGATTGGCGCAGAGACGGCAAGTACCTGGCTTTAGCGGGCTACCAGGGGGCAAGAGTCTGGAATACAAAGGACTGGGATGCAGAAGAGGAAGCGTTAGATATCCCCTCGGCAACGGTAGCGATCGCTTGGTCACCTGATAACCAGTTCATTGCTGAGGGCAATCTGGATAACACCTTAACCGTCGTGGAATGGGACAATCCTGCGCCCTGGGTGATGCGGGGCTTTCCCGGTAAAGTGCGACAACTGGCATGGTCTGAGGTTCCCACTAATACTGGTGTGCCGATGTTAGCATCCTGTAGCGGAGCAGCAGTGGTTGTATGGGAGCGCGATCGCGATGAGCGCATTGGTTGGGCAAGCCGAATTTTAGGCAACCATGAAGGAGTGGTGCAGGCGATCGCCTTTCAACCCGGTTCGCTGCTATTGGCATCGGCAGCAGAGGACGGATGGGTTGCACTCTGGCACCGAGGCACTCGATTGATTCAATCGCTTACAGGCGCACCGAATGGCTTCTCTTGCCTCACCTGGCACCCTCAAGGACATCAACTTGCAGCGGGTGGACTGGATGGCGAGTTGTTGGTCTGGTCACAGGCTCTCCGAGGTCAGGGGTTTGGTAAACGATGAATCCGTCATTTCCCGCTATCACCTTTTCATCTTCATAATTTTTCCTGGTAAAAGATATGCCTTAAAAAAGGATAAAACTTTGCTCTGATTCACCGTTTTATCCCTCCCCTCCGGATTGTTTCACCCCTGATCCAAGTAGTAATGTTTGACCCCGATGGGTTTGATTCTCAACTACTGAAGTAGAACCAATTTAATTTCTTAAAGACAATTAATTCTCTGATCCAAGGTGAGAGTGAAATAGCCATTTAGCAATACCTTTCCATGAGAAAAAACTTTCTGCGTGCGCTACTGGCGATCGCGGTTGCTGCCGTGATCATTTTGCCGAGCTGTGCCCGACCTGGCACCCAATCCCAAACCTCTACAGATCCAACACTCACGTTCTCCTGGTCACAGGATATAGGACCGCTGAACCCACATATGTACAATCCCAGCCAGATGTTTGCTCAGGATTTAATTTATGAGCCACTGGTGAGCTACGATCGGGGCGGCGAAATTCAGCCTGCCCTGGCAGAAAGCTGGGAAGTGTCGCCCGATGGCAAATTGATCACGTTCCAATTACGTCAGGGTGTCCAGTTTTCAGACGGCACCCCATTTGATGCAGCGGCTGCCAAAGCCAACTTTGATCAGGTATTGCAGAACCGCAAAGAACATGACTGGCTGGGACTAATCGAGGCGATCGATCGCGTTGAAGCCCAAGGCGATCGCACCTTGCAAATGTACCTGAAAACGCCTTATTATCCTGCCCTGCAAGAATTGACGTTGATTCGCCCGGTTCGATTCCTGTCGCCAAAAGCGTTTCCTGACAGCGGCACAACCGCAGAAGGCATTAAAGCCCCGATCGGCACAGGACCCTGGGTGTTAGCCGATTACCAGAAAGACGCTCAGGCTGTTTTTAAGCGCAACGAGAACTATTGGGGCAGCAAACCTGCCATTGAGCAGGTCACGGTGAAAATTATTCCCGATGGTGAAACGCGAGTTCTGGCGTTTGAGAACAACGAAATTGATTTAATTTACGGTAACGGTGAAATTAGTCTCGACTCGTTCAAGCAACTGCGCGATTCAGGGAGCTATACGGCTGAGGTATCACCACCGTTGAATACGCGAGCGATCGCGATCAATTCCAACCGGGGCGCGACAGCAGAACTAAAAGTGCGCCAGGCGATTCAGCATAGTGTCAACAAAGATGCGATCGTTTCCGCCATTTTCTACGACACGGAACAAAGAGCTGACACCTATTTTTCAACCGAAGTACCCTATGCAAATATTGGCTTGCAACCCTACGCCTACGATGTGGATCAAGCCAAAGCCTTACTTGATGAAGCCGGATGGCAACAGCCCGCAGGACAAGCGATTCGTCAGAAAGACGGTCAACCCTTAACGCTCGATCTCTCGTTTAGCGGGGAAAACAATGTGGATAGAGCGATCGCCGAAGCGATTCAGGCTGACCTGAAGGCAGTAGGCATTGATGTCAGGCTGTTGGGTGAAGAAGAGCAAGCCTGGAGCGATCGCCAGTCTAATGGCGAATTTAATTTAATCTTCAATGATACCTGGGGACCACCCTACGAGCCGCAGGCAATGGTGTCTTCGATGCGCGTCCCCTCTCATGCCGACTACGCGGCTCAACAAGGACTGCCAATGAAAGCTGAGATCGATCGCAAAATTGGTGAAGTGCTGCTTACCACTGAGGAAGCACCGCGCCAGCAGCTTTACCGCGACATTCTCACGACATTGCACGAACAGGCGGTCTATCTGCCGATTTCCTATTCAACCAATGTTGCCGTGATGCATAAGGAGTTGTCCGGGTTTGAATTTATGCCACAGGCGAACCAAGTGCCGCTGAGCAAGCTGAGTAAATCTTAAAGACAACTCTGATCCCCTCACCTCTCTCTTCCAACAAAGCAGGGGTGAGGACGTATTTTCAACCCACCGCAAATCTTCTACCCGTGAAACTGACTGACCATTACATTTTCAGGCGCATCCTGCAACTCATTCCAGTGTTGCTGGGGATCTCGATCGTCACGTTCTTGCTGATTCAACTGATGCCTAGCGATCCGGCGGCGGTAGTGTTGCGCGTAGCGAATACTCCGGCAACTCCGGAGGCGATCGCAGCCATGCGGGAAAAACTCGGACTCGATCGCCCTCTTCCAATCCAGTATCTCGATTGGCTCTGGCACGTCTTGCGGCTCGATTTCGGGCAATCCTTCGTGACTGGCAAACCCGTTCTACAAGAAGTGATGCACTATGTGCCGACGACGCTGATTTTAACGGCTTGTGCCACTCTGCTGATTTTTGCGCTCGGTTTGCCGATGGGAATTGTAGCAGCACTCTATCGGGATACTGTTTTCGATCAGGTGAGTCGGTTGTTTGCTTACATTGGCGTGGCAATGCCAAGTTTCTGGCTAGGGTTTGTGCTGATGTATATTTTTAGCTTCAAGTTGGGCTGGTTTTCTGTCACCAGTCGTGGCTCGATCGCCGATTGGATTCTGCCTTCGATCACGTTAGCCTGGGCACCCGCAGCAGTTTATGCGCGTTTGTTGCGTGGCAGTATGCTGGAAAGCCTCGGTCAAAATTATGTGCTGTATGCCAGAGCCAGAGGTTTATTGGAACGGCTGGTGATTCTGCAATATGCACTGAAGAATGCACTTTTGCCTGTTGTCACAGTGTTTGGATTAAGTTTCGCTAATCTCCTCTCTGGTGCGGTGATTGTGGAAAGTGTGTTTTCGCTGCCAGGACTGGGGCGATTTGCAGTTCAATCCATTCTCAATCGCGATTATCCCGTTGTGCAATGTTACGTCTGTTTAACGGCTGTGCTATTTGTCGTCGTCAATCTCTTTGTTGACCTGACCTACAGCTATTTTGATCCGCGTATTCGTTTTGGTAAACAAGAAGTTTAATCATGGCAATTTTGCAAAAACTTTTGGATCACAAATTAGCGTGGTTAGGTCTGAGCCTGATTGCGATCGTCGTCCTCACTGCCATCTTTGCCCCGCTGATCGCACCCCACGATCCTTTAGCGGTTGATTTGATGCAGAAACTCCAGCCGCCGAGTGCTGCTTTTCCCTTGGGAACCGATCATCTCGGTCGCTGCATCTTGTCCCGCTTAATTTACGGGACGCGCGTGTCGCTGTCAATTTCCCTAGTGGTCATTGCGCTGACGACGACGATGAGCCTGATTGTTGGCTTAGTTGCGGGCTATGTAGGCGGTAAAGTCGATAGCTGGCTGATGCGAGTGTGTGATGTGTTTCTCGCCTTTCCGGCGCTGATTTTGTCACTGGCGATTGTTGGCATTTTAGGAGCCGGAGTTGGGAATTTAATATTTGCCCTGGCAATAACACACTGGGCAGGCTATGCCCGAATTGTTCGCAGTCGTGTCTTGAGCGTCAAGGAAAGCGATTTTATCCAGGCGGCGATCGTATCTGGTGCAAGCAGTTTGCCGATCATGTTCCGGCACATCTTGCCATTTACGATCGCAGAACTTGCTATTCTCATGTCGCTCGATATCAGCCACATGATTTTGCACATTGCCGGCTTATCGTTTCTGGGATTAGGCATTCAACCTCCCACACCAGAATGGGGAGCGATGATCAACGATGGACGCGAGTATTTCCGCCGCCAGCCAGAACTGATGCTCTATCCGGGTTTGATGATTTTTATCACGACACTCGCATTTAATATTGTGGGTGATGTGCTGCGGGATGTTCTCGACCCGCGCATGGAGAAGCAAGTGCGAGCTGAAGCGTTGAAAACAAAGTTGCAAAATGGCTGAACCTGTTCTGACTGTTGATAATTTGCAGGTTGCATTTCCAGCCCGATCGCGACGCGATCCTGGAGCAATCCCGATCATCCGAAATGTCAGCTTTCAACTGCAACCGGGCAACGTTTTGGGCATCATTGGCGAAAGCGGTAGCGGTAAAAGTGTCACCTGCCTGTCGATTCTGGGATTATTAAAAGGGGCAAAGATTCAAGGCAGCGCTCAGCTTGCAGGGCAGGAATTAATTGGGCTAAATTCGGCTGAACTGCGCCAGATTCGTGGACCAAAAATCGGCATGATTCTGCAAAATCCGGTCAGTTTCTTCAATCCGATCGCCACCATTCAACGACAATTCATCGAAACCCTGCGATCGCACCGCTCACTGACTGATACGGCGGCTCGCACAATCGCCACCGAACATCTCGCCGCCGTGGGTTTGACAGATCCCCAGCGAGTGCTGCGTCAATTTCCATTTCAACTCAGCGGTGGCATGCTGCAACGAGTCATGATCGCGATCGCGCTCTCATTACAACCGCAAGTTCTAATTGCTGATGAACCGACAACGGCATTAGACGTGATTACCCAAATGCAAATTCTGGGACTGATCAAACAACTGCAACTGCAAACCAATTGTGCCCTGCTGTTAATCACGCATGATCTGGGAGTAATTGCTCAACTTGCCGATCGCGTTGCAGTAATGCGGAATGGTGAGTTCGTTGAACAAACCAGCGTCGAGCAGTTATTCGATCATCCCCAACATTCCTACACGCGATCGCTCCTTGCTTCTCGACTAACCCATCACCTGGGAGCAAGACGATGACATTACTATCGGTGCAGCACGTTTCTAAAACCTATCAGTTGCGGCTGGGCTGGAGTGGTAAAACGCAGCTTATTTCGGCGCTGCAAGATGTTTCGATCGATCTTGCATCTGGAAGTTGTTTGGGCGTAGTGGGGGAGAGTGGTGCCGGAAAAAGCACGTTAGGACGGGTGGTGCTTGGCTTAGAAAAGCCCGATCGCGGTGAGATCTGGTTTCAAGGTCAAGAATTGAGCCAGCTAAAACCACAGAAACTGCGATCGCTGCGGCGCGATATGCAGGTGGTTTTTCAAGATAGCTTCAATGCCGTGAATCCGCGATTCAACGTCAGGGAAATTATCAGTGAACCCATCCGTAATTACCTGAATGTTACGGCGGCTGAGGCAACGGATCGCACCGTTCAACTTCTGGAAACAGTCGGTTTAACAGCGTCTGACGCAGATAAATATCCCCATCAATTTAGCGGTGGACAGTTGCAGCGCGTCACTATTGCACGGACGATCGCTCTCAAGCCCAAGCTTGTTGTTTTAGATGAACCCGTTTCCAATCTTGATATGACCATTCAGGCTCAAATTCTTGATTTACTGCTCCATCTGAAGCAACAATTTCACCTGTCTTACTTGTTTATCACTCACGATCTCGCTGCCGTTGCTTATCTTGCCGATCGATTTGTCGTCATGCACAAAGGGGCAATCGTTGAATCGATCGATTCTCTAGACTTGAGCAAACTTCAGCATCCTTATTCGCGACAGTTAATCGCTGCTCAATTACCCGCCCATCCTCGCGATCGCAAATCGTTCATTTACTCCGCAAAATCATGACAAACAATCTGCTCAAAATCAACTGGCATCACTGGCTTGAACGTTGGGACGCGCAGCAAAGCGGATATCTCCCCTATCGAGAAGAACGGTTTCAAATCATGCTCGATGCGATCGCTCACCTGTTACCTGAATCGTTCACTGCGATCGATCTGGCTTGTGGTCCCGGTGCTATCAGTCAGCGTTTACTGAATCGATTTCCGCAAGCAACCTGTATTGCCATTGATTATGATCCGGTTTTGCTAGAGATCGGTCAAGGTGTGTTAGGAACGATAGGCGATCGACTGCATTGGATCGAAGCAGATTTAACGCAGGATGATTGGTTAGAACAAATGGGTGAGACTCAGGTTGATGCCGTTTTAACGACAACCGCACTGCACTGGCTACAGATTGATCAATTAGTGCATCTTTATCAGAAACTCGGTCAAGTTATACGTCCGGGCGGTGTGTTCCTCAACGGCGATCATCTCTACTTTCCGCCACACTTAGCCATAATTCAACGCTTGGCAAAAGCAGTGCAGACGCAGCAGGAAGAGCAGGCATTTTCAGTGAAAAAGCAGGAAGATTGGCAGCAGTGGTGGCAGGCGATCGAACAAGAGACAGAACTCAAGGAGTTGCTAATTGAAAGACACCAACGCTTTCAACCTCGATTCACCGAGCATGAGCCAACGCTGGTCATTCATGAGGCAGCCCTGCAAGAGGCAGGCTTTCGAGAAGTCAGTACAATCTGGCAGCGATTTGACGATCGAATTTTATTAGCGGTGCGTTAGCCAACTCATCTCAGAGTGATAAGTCTATTGCGATCGCAACCCAATACCCACGCTTCCTTGCTAATGCATTCCCAAGTGAATGGTGATGTAAGCTGTTTATCCAACAGATTCATCTAAATGCTCGACCACAGCCTGACAAAAATTGAAGACATGATCATCCTGCAAGCGGTAAAACACATGCCGCCCTTGCTTGCGAGAACTTACTAGGCGAATGGTTCGTAACGTTCTTAACTGGTGAGACACGGCTGATTCATTCATGCCTACAGCCGTTGCCAGATCGCCCACACACATCTCCTGATTTGCCAAAATTGATAGGATTCGTAATCGATTGGGATCGGCAAGAAAGCCCAGAAACTCTGCCATCCGTTGGGCTTTCTCGCTGCTCAGGGGTGCCTGTTGCAACGATTGTGTAGCACTAGTAGAACTGTCATGGGGAAGATCGCAACAAAGCTCTTCCCCATCGTCAGGAATCTCAGAGGTATGTTGAGCAGGCAGATCAGGCATTTTGAAAAGGGTTTAGCGATACTCAGGAATGGCAACCGCAGCCTGTATGACCGCAACCTGATCCTTGAGGGTGTCCATTCGCACAAGCCTCGCCACAATAGGCTTTTTCATCTTTCATCACCGCATCGCTCAGATTCACAATGCAGAGGCAATCTGAACAAGCGCATTTCATCTGAGTCACTGTAGTCATAGGAATTCTCCAAAACAGTTTCCCTTATTATCTTAATACCTGAACAGCAATTCAGATGTTGGATTATCAGAAATCTTCACGATTGGAGAAGTTGCTCCATATTGCGTGGTTTTTGATGACAGTCTTATGAACAAAGGCTAAATTGGATGGCTAAGTACTGGCAGAAAAACAATGAACCTTACTAAACTTACTCTCTTTTCATGCCCTGCTGTCCTAGCTGCTTTAGTGCTGATGACCAGCCCAGCTCAAGCCAGCACGTCTGCTAACCTGTTGCAACCAAGCCTGGTAGAGTTCACAACCGAGCATCACGCCATTACTATTGCCGTAGCATCTCCCTCCGATGGCCCCTTGCTTCCAACGGGGTGTTCCTGTGCCCGCTGCACTAAAGCCGAAGAACTTTTACAAGGGCGATTTCCTGCTTTCTAAGCAGATTGAATTCATCATCAGGTGCTGGAGCATCTGTTTAGCGCAGTCAGCTTAGTGATATTGCGCTAAGTTTGTTTCGGTTTTAATGCTTTGCTTCAAGTTCGCGAGGTTTCAGATTACAAATCGGATCTATACTGAATTCAATTTTAAGTCTGAGGAGTTTGTTTGCATGAATCTCCGCTTAACCTTAAAGTTAATGACCATTCCCACCCTGATGGGTTCAGTATTAGCTTCTGGAATTCTGGCGCAATTAGCATCTGCGACTGACACAAGTTCTTCAGTAACTGTGCTAACTAGTCAGGCTGTTTGTGATTCGCCCTCAGACCGTGAACTCGAATTATCAACCATTCGGCATCGCACTCAAGGTATTGCGATCGCATCAGCAGACTTAGGTTCTGGTGAGACTGCAGTTCTTGACTTTAGCGAAGCAGAGAGCGATGCTGCTGCTGTTTTGTTTGGTTGTGATTGTCCTGCCTGTATTAACGCTTTACGGCAATTGCGAAATCAGTCGTTATTCAACAACGGTAATGGGCATTGCTGGACTTCTTTGCAACGCCGTGTATCGCCTCAGAGGATGCAAGAAGTACTTCAGAATTTAGAAATGAGGGAAGCTGAATAAGTCCGTTAAGCTGTCAGGTAACAGTGACAATTGGGTTTCGCAATTAAAGATGCTGCAAGTGAATTCAGTGTTGTCGCTGCCAGCAGTCCTCCACCCAACGCCCCCTCGATTGTGATAAACGGTACTCCCGATCGCATCAGTTGGCGTTTAGAGATCGGTGCATGACTAAACCCGATCGGCATCCCGATTACCAGGGCAGGCTGAATGGCTTGTTGCTGAATTGCCTGACACACAGTTAGCAAAATGCGGGTATGGCAACGATTCGATACCGTTGGCGAATCAATGGGAGAAAAATCTAGGACTGAACTGCCTAACCACTCTTTATTGGTGCCAATCTCGCAAAATGAGATTGTCGTGCTTTGGCTAAAGGAACTCCCTCTAACCAGTTGATGGCTCGTACCACATTCATCGCGGCGGCTGTCGCAACATGCTGTAGATGCGTTTTGACTAACCCAATATATCGACAATCCCGTAACTCAAATCCTCGCACTGCTTGAGAAATGGTTCCTTCAACGCCAGCCCGAACCGCGAACTGCTTCTTAAAGGCTTCAGTGGTTTGTCGTTCTCTTGCCTGTTGCAATACCGCGTACTCCTCTGGCAATTTTAAGCTCAACTCACGCGGCGCGCGTTTAGAGCGAGTACACTGTGAACGAGAACGACAGGCTGTGCAGTCACGGGAACTAAAACGAACATGAATGACTGGATTGCCATAACTATCCTGTCCATTCTTCCAGCCTTTGCTAAGCTTTCCACGAGGACAGATTGCTACTTGGTTCTCCCAATTAACCTTAAATTGAGTCAGGTCAAAGCCTTGTTTAGATTGAGCTTGCCATCCTGAACCTGTTGATACTGGTTTGTACAAATCAATGTTATAGTCTTCTTGACTTCCCAATATTAGCTGTGCAGACATATATCCCTGATCAACAATATGTTGTTTAGGTTGTAGTTCTTTTTGTTCTAGCGAAGCGTGAATAATAGGTGTTGCTGATTGATCTTGAGTCGTTGCTTCTGTTGTCTCTACATTCGTGATCAATCGTGGCATTTCTTCATCACAACTTTCACTCAAATGAACTTTATAACCTGTCCAACTACGACTATACTTTGCACTACGACGAGCCTCAACATCATCAGGGGAACGAATTCTTAATGCACCAGGTGCAGAGTCTTGTGCTGTTCGTAGTTGGATCACTTCGGTCGGTGCATAGTACTGTTGCAACCAAACTTGTCGGAGAGTTTCAATGGCAGGTAATTTCCGCCATTCTACTGGAGTTGCTTGTGCGTAGATAAGATCCAGTAGGAAGAATCCATCAGCCCCTATCTCTGCTGCTAGAGCATCTCGTTCTTCTGGTTTTTTGGGTAAACGCGAATCTTCCATTCGCTTGCCATAGCGGTCATACCATTCTGGTGGCACCACCGACTGCAACCAGGTCGGCGCAATTTCTGCCAAGGTGTTCAAAGCATAGCGTAGCGTCTCTCCTAAAAACTCTACCCGTGTCATCTCCCTAATCGCCGCAACAACATGGGTTGAATCACTGCGTTGTTGCCCACGCCCTTTCAGTAACCCTCCAGTCTGAAACCGCTTGAGCATCAAATCTAAAATCTGTTCCTCCACACTGCCCTTGAGCAACCGATCTCGAAATTCGCTTAGAACAGAATGGTTAAATCCTGCATCGACGAGTTCCAGTGACAGTGCATACTTCCAATCAATCCGCGCCCGAACCGCTTCTGCTGCTTGGCGATCAGACAAGTTTTCGACAAATTGCATCACCGTGATCAGGGCGAGTCGCCAAGGTGCCTCAGCTGCATGACCACAACGGGGATAAAGTGAAGCAAAATCCTCATCGCTAAAGAAAACACCTAGCTCATCGCGCATCCGGATAAAGAGATTTCCCTTAGGAAAAGCAGCACGAGCAACACGAGCGGTTTCTTCAGGAATAGCAGGAAGGGGTTGAGGCTGAAGTGACATAGGGTAGAACTCTCCTGACAGTCAGTCTTCCTCCATCCTCCTTAGGGCTTCGTATCAATGGCTTCTAGCTTAACTTTTCTACAGAATTCCAGCAGTTTAT includes the following:
- the nikE gene encoding nickel import ATP-binding protein NikE, yielding MTLLSVQHVSKTYQLRLGWSGKTQLISALQDVSIDLASGSCLGVVGESGAGKSTLGRVVLGLEKPDRGEIWFQGQELSQLKPQKLRSLRRDMQVVFQDSFNAVNPRFNVREIISEPIRNYLNVTAAEATDRTVQLLETVGLTASDADKYPHQFSGGQLQRVTIARTIALKPKLVVLDEPVSNLDMTIQAQILDLLLHLKQQFHLSYLFITHDLAAVAYLADRFVVMHKGAIVESIDSLDLSKLQHPYSRQLIAAQLPAHPRDRKSFIYSAKS
- a CDS encoding class I SAM-dependent methyltransferase, with the protein product MTNNLLKINWHHWLERWDAQQSGYLPYREERFQIMLDAIAHLLPESFTAIDLACGPGAISQRLLNRFPQATCIAIDYDPVLLEIGQGVLGTIGDRLHWIEADLTQDDWLEQMGETQVDAVLTTTALHWLQIDQLVHLYQKLGQVIRPGGVFLNGDHLYFPPHLAIIQRLAKAVQTQQEEQAFSVKKQEDWQQWWQAIEQETELKELLIERHQRFQPRFTEHEPTLVIHEAALQEAGFREVSTIWQRFDDRILLAVR
- a CDS encoding metalloregulator ArsR/SmtB family transcription factor, with product MPDLPAQHTSEIPDDGEELCCDLPHDSSTSATQSLQQAPLSSEKAQRMAEFLGFLADPNRLRILSILANQEMCVGDLATAVGMNESAVSHQLRTLRTIRLVSSRKQGRHVFYRLQDDHVFNFCQAVVEHLDESVG
- a CDS encoding metallothionein; this translates as MTTVTQMKCACSDCLCIVNLSDAVMKDEKAYCGEACANGHPQGSGCGHTGCGCHS
- a CDS encoding precorrin-8X methylmutase; the encoded protein is MCQAIQQQAIQPALVIGMPIGFSHAPISKRQLMRSGVPFITIEGALGGGLLAATTLNSLAASLIAKPNCHCYLTA
- a CDS encoding IS1182 family transposase; this translates as MSLQPQPLPAIPEETARVARAAFPKGNLFIRMRDELGVFFSDEDFASLYPRCGHAAEAPWRLALITVMQFVENLSDRQAAEAVRARIDWKYALSLELVDAGFNHSVLSEFRDRLLKGSVEEQILDLMLKRFQTGGLLKGRGQQRSDSTHVVAAIREMTRVEFLGETLRYALNTLAEIAPTWLQSVVPPEWYDRYGKRMEDSRLPKKPEERDALAAEIGADGFFLLDLIYAQATPVEWRKLPAIETLRQVWLQQYYAPTEVIQLRTAQDSAPGALRIRSPDDVEARRSAKYSRSWTGYKVHLSESCDEEMPRLITNVETTEATTQDQSATPIIHASLEQKELQPKQHIVDQGYMSAQLILGSQEDYNIDLYKPVSTGSGWQAQSKQGFDLTQFKVNWENQVAICPRGKLSKGWKNGQDSYGNPVIHVRFSSRDCTACRSRSQCTRSKRAPRELSLKLPEEYAVLQQARERQTTEAFKKQFAVRAGVEGTISQAVRGFELRDCRYIGLVKTHLQHVATAAAMNVVRAINWLEGVPLAKARQSHFARLAPIKSG